Proteins from a single region of Xiphias gladius isolate SHS-SW01 ecotype Sanya breed wild chromosome 2, ASM1685928v1, whole genome shotgun sequence:
- the nup50 gene encoding nuclear pore complex protein Nup50, with product MAKRIADKELTDRNWDQEEEGEEAGTFSVASEDVLKNRAIKKAKRRNTGAEGESGGAFKGFKGFSLTTSAASGGSTPTVFSGFGNGGGFKGLGALTNGNSVAPSFGGFSSPATSTATPGLTFNGPTSAKPTADITAKQTNGSTPSPNQSSSTDGGGGSSSGSVSNKEYSRQLTALNCSVRDWITKHVNDNPLCDLNPIFRDYERHLASIERQYGAGSAASAEGGSEEKKQGGMLPSTATPPPPPPPSSSSSSSSSSSSSSAAPAPAATLFSFGKKTTEDSTWDKSSTAAPIPAGVTFNFGQKVDSSVLGSLGSKTTTPSFSFSSSSSSSASSSQTSLFGAPGSAPLSFSGTKAEDAQPADENGDEESEEPPKPEVKEVKEEDAFYSKKCKMFYKKDSEFKEKGVGTLHLKQTADGKTQMIIRADTNLGNILLNIIVQSSMPCSRVGKNNVMVVCVPNPSVDDGNPSGPVPLLIRVKTAEDADELHKTLEEKKG from the exons ATGGCAAAGAGGATCGCTGATAAAGAGCTAACGGACAGGAACTgggatcaggaggaggagggagaggag GCGGGGACGTTTTCAGTTGCGAGTGAAGATGTGTTGAAGAATCGAGCGATTAAGAAGGCCAAACGCCGAAATACTGGAGCAGAG gGTGAAAGTGGAGGAGCTTTCAAAGGTTTTAAAGGGTTTTCTCTGACCACATCAGCAGCGAGCGGAGGCTCGACTCCAACTGTGTTTTCTGGTTTTGGGAACGGTGGAGGATTTAAAGGCCTCGGCGCTCTGACCAACGGAAACAGCGTCGCTCCTTCGTTCGGTGGTTTCTCATCTCCTGCAACGTCCACTGCTACACCAG GTCTAACATTCAACGGCCCCACCTCTGCCAAACCCACCGCTGACATCACCGCCAAGCAGACCAATGGCTCCACCCCGAGCCCGAATCAAAGCTCCAGCACCGACGgtggcggcggcagcagcagcggcagtgTCAGCAACAAGGAGTACAGCCGGCAGCTCACCGCGCTCAACTGCTCTGTGCGAGACTGGATCACCAAACACGTGAACGACAACCCTCTGTGTGATCTCAACCCCATCTTCAGGGATTATGAGCGACACCTGGCCAGCATCGAGCGGCAGTACGGGGCCGGATCTGCTGCTTCGGCCGAGGGAGGCTCGGAGGAGAAGAAGCAGGGAGGGATGCTGCCGAGCACagccacccctcctcctcctccccctccatcttcctcctccagcagcagcagcagcagcagcagcagctcagcggctccagctccagctgccACTTTGTTCTCCTTTGGTAAAAAAACGACAGAAGACTCAACCTGGGACAAAAGCTCCACCGCCGCTCCGATCCCAGCCGGCGTCACGTTTAACTTCGGTCAGAAGGTGGACAGCTCTGTCCTCGGCTCCTTAGGGTCCAAAACGACGACACCCagcttctccttctcctcctcctcctcctccagcgcCTCCTCCAGTCAGACCTCCCTGTTTGGAGCTCCCGGATCTGCTCCTCTGTCCTTCAGCGGGACAAAAGCCGAGGACGCTCAGCCTGCAG acgaGAACGGAGATGAAGAGTCGGAGGAGCCGCCCAAGCCTGAAGTGAAAGAGGTGAAAGAGGAAGATGCTTTCTACTCAAAGAA GTGTAAAATGTTCTACAAAAAGGACTCGGAGTTCAAAGAGAAAGGAGTGGGAACGCTGCACCTCAAACAAACCGCGGACGGAAAAACTCAGATGATCATTCGTGCCGACACCAATCTgg GAAACATCCTGCTGAACATCATCGTGCAGTCGTCCATGCCGTGCTCGCGGGTCGGTAAGAACAACGTGATGGTGGTTTGCGTCCCGAACCCGTCCGTCGACGACGGTAACCCCAGCGGCCCCGTCCCCCTGCTCATCCGGGTCAAAACCGCCGAGGACGCCGACGAGCTCCACAAGACCCTCGAAGAGAAGAAAGGGTGA
- the kiaa0930 gene encoding uncharacterized protein KIAA0930 homolog, producing MASFPGLCKAVGPAEEENGERDGSLQQMLKAIADERNRLNVRQEISGLGCLKDDRIVFWTWMFSTYFMEKWAPRQDDMLFYVRRKLSYVSADNTEGKKVEVEVYRRDSKKLPGLGDPDIDWEESVYLNLILQKLDYVVTCAVCTRSDAGDIHIHKKKCQEVFASPSKHAMDSKGEESKMSYPNIFFMIDNFEEVFSDMTVGEGEMVCVELVASDKSNTFQGVIFQGSIRYEALKKVYDNRVSVAAKMAQRMSFGFYKYNNMEFVRMKGPQGKGHAEMAVSRVPTGDTSPCGTEEDQVSPMHERVTSFSTPPTPERNRPSFFSPSLRRKMPRNRIAEMKKSHSANDSEEFFREEEDQDLHTATNLRSRSLSGTGRSLVGSWLKLNRTEDYFLLYSHLTYVTLPLHRITTDILEVRQKPILMT from the exons ATGGCGTCCTTCCCCGGTTTGTGTAAGGCTGTCGGGCCCGCGGAGGAGGAGAACGGAGAGCGGGACGGATCTCTGCAGCAGATGCTGAAGGCCATCGCCGACGAGAGGAACCGACTCAACGTCCGTCAGGAGATCAGCGGACTGG gCTGTTTGAAGGATGACCGCATCGTGTTCTGGACCTGGATGTTCTCCACATATTTCATGGAGAAGTGGGCTCCTCGGCAGGACGACATGCTGTTCTACGTCCGCAGGAAGCTCTCCTACGTCAGCGCCGACAACACCGAGGGCAAAAAG gtggaggtggaggtctaCAGGAGGGACTCGAAGAAGCTGCCCGGCCTCGGCGACCCCGACATCGACTGGGAGGAGAGCGTCTACCTGAACCTGATCCTGCAGAAG CTGGACTACGTGGTGACGTGCGCCGTCTGCACGCGCTCAGACGCGGGAGACATCCACATCCACAAGAAGAAGTGTCAG GAGGTGTTTGCGTCTCCCAGTAAACACGCCATGGACAGCAAAGGAGAGGAGTCCAAGATGAGCTACCCCAACATCTTCTTCATGATCGACAACTTTGAGGAg GTGTTCAGTGACATGACGGTGGGCGAGGGGGAGATGGTCTGCGTGGAGCTGGTGGCGAGCGACAAGAGCAACACCTTCCAGGGTGTCATCTTCCAGGGCTCGATCCGCTACGAGGCCCTCAAGAAGGTCTACGACAACCGG GTGAGCGTGGCTGCTAAGATGGCCCAGCGGATGTCGTTTGGCTTCTACAAGTACAACAACATGGAGTTTGTGAGGATGAAGGGCCCGCAGGGCAAAGGCCACGCCGAAATGGCCGTCAGCAGGGTCCCGACAGGTGACACCTCCCCCTGTGGCACCGAGGAGGACCAGGTGTCCCCCATGCACGAGAGg GTGACGTCCTTCAGCACCCCCCCGACCCCGGAGAGGAACCGtccctccttcttctctccgtctctgAGACGCAAGATGCCCCGAAACCGAATCGCCGAGATGAAGAAATCCCACTCCGCCAACGACAGCGAGGAGTTCTTCAGGGAGGAGGAAGACCAAG ATCTTCACACCGCCACCAACCTCCGCTCTCGTTCCCTGTCTGGCACCGGTCGCTCTCTGGTCGGCTCCTGGCTCAAACTGAACCGGACCGAGGACTACTTCCTGCTGTACTCGCACCTGACCTACGTCACCCTGCCACTGCACCGCATCACCACAG acatCCTGGAGGTGAGGCAGAAGCCCATCCTGATGACATAG